The following proteins are co-located in the Frigidibacter mobilis genome:
- the trpE gene encoding anthranilate synthase component I yields MALTPSFAEFEAGYDAGKNQLVWMRLAADLDTPVSLMLKLAEAGPLSFMLESVTGGEVRGRYSVVGMKPDLIWECRGTQARINRQARFDAAGFEDQPGHPLDALRALLAEIHIDMPAGLPPIAAGLFGYLGYDMIRLVEHLPNVNPDPIGVPDAMLLRPSVVAVLDGVKGEVTVVAPAWVNSGLSARAAYAQAAERVMDAVRDLDRQPGGDSRSLGEAAAVGAPVSNFTKEGYKAAVEKAKDYIRAGDIFQVVPSQRWTQEFPLPPFALYRSLRRTNPSPFMFFLNMGGFQIIGASPEILVRLRDGEVTVRPIAGTRPRGATPEEDRALEADLLADQKELAEHLMLLDLGRNDVGRVAKIGSVHPTEKFVIERYSHVMHIVSNVVGQIATGEDALSALLAGLPAGTVSGAPKVRAMEIIDELEPEKRGVYGGGAGYFSANGEMDMCIALRTAVLKDQKLYVQSGGGVVYDSDPEAEWLETVNKSRALMRAAEDAGIFVRHGNG; encoded by the coding sequence GTGGCCCTGACCCCTTCCTTCGCCGAATTCGAAGCCGGATATGATGCGGGGAAGAACCAGCTGGTCTGGATGCGCCTGGCCGCCGATCTCGACACGCCGGTGTCCTTGATGCTGAAGCTGGCCGAGGCGGGGCCGCTGTCCTTCATGCTGGAAAGCGTCACGGGCGGCGAGGTGCGCGGGCGCTATTCGGTGGTGGGCATGAAGCCCGACCTGATCTGGGAATGTCGCGGCACCCAGGCGCGCATCAACCGCCAGGCGCGCTTCGATGCCGCCGGGTTCGAGGATCAGCCGGGCCATCCGCTGGACGCGCTGCGCGCGCTGCTGGCCGAGATCCATATCGACATGCCCGCCGGCCTGCCGCCCATTGCGGCGGGCCTCTTCGGCTATCTGGGCTATGACATGATCCGCCTTGTCGAGCACCTGCCGAACGTGAACCCCGACCCGATCGGCGTGCCCGATGCGATGCTGCTGCGCCCCTCGGTCGTGGCGGTGCTGGACGGGGTGAAGGGCGAGGTGACGGTGGTTGCGCCGGCCTGGGTGAACTCGGGCCTCTCTGCCCGCGCCGCCTATGCGCAGGCCGCCGAGCGGGTGATGGACGCGGTGCGCGACCTTGACCGCCAGCCGGGCGGCGACAGCCGCAGCCTAGGCGAGGCGGCAGCCGTGGGCGCGCCGGTGTCGAACTTCACCAAGGAGGGCTACAAGGCGGCGGTGGAGAAGGCCAAGGACTATATCCGCGCCGGCGACATCTTCCAGGTGGTGCCCAGCCAGCGCTGGACGCAGGAATTTCCGCTGCCGCCCTTCGCGCTCTATCGTTCCCTGCGCCGCACCAACCCCTCGCCCTTCATGTTCTTCCTGAACATGGGCGGCTTCCAGATCATCGGCGCCAGCCCCGAGATCCTGGTACGGCTGCGGGACGGCGAGGTGACGGTGCGCCCCATCGCCGGCACCCGCCCCCGCGGCGCGACGCCCGAAGAGGACCGCGCACTGGAGGCCGATCTGCTGGCCGACCAGAAGGAACTGGCCGAGCACCTGATGCTGCTGGATCTCGGGCGCAACGATGTCGGCCGGGTGGCGAAGATCGGATCGGTGCATCCGACCGAGAAATTCGTGATCGAGCGCTATTCGCATGTGATGCACATCGTCTCGAACGTCGTCGGCCAGATCGCGACAGGCGAGGATGCGCTGTCGGCGCTGCTGGCGGGACTGCCCGCGGGCACCGTGTCGGGCGCGCCCAAGGTTCGCGCGATGGAGATCATCGACGAGCTGGAACCGGAAAAGCGCGGCGTCTATGGCGGCGGCGCGGGCTATTTCTCGGCCAATGGCGAGATGGACATGTGCATCGCCCTGCGCACCGCGGTGCTGAAGGATCAGAAGCTCTATGTCCAGTCGGGCGGCGGCGTGGTCTATGACAGCGACCCCGAGGCCGAATGGCTCGAAACGGTGAACAAGAGCCGGGCACTTATGCGCGCGGCCGAGGATGCCGGGATCTTCGTGCGGCACGGCAACGGCTGA